The DNA window ACTGTGTCATCGAGGACTTCAGCACGGACATAAAGGACCAAACTTTGGCTGCCGTCGTGGGACCTGTGGGTGCCGGCAAGTCCAGCTTTTTGAACGTCCTGCTTGGCGAAGTCGGCATCGATAAGGGTGAAGCCATGGTCCACGGCAAAATCTCGTATGCCTCACAGGAAAGCTGGGTCTTCGAGGGAACTATTCGAGACAACATCGTTTTTGTGGAGGATTACAACGAGAGGCGGTACAAGAAGGTGGTGAAGGTGTGTGGCTTGGAGCGGGATATGGAGTTGCTGCCTCGCGGAGATCTGACAGTGGTTGGAGAGCGAGGAGTGAGTCTCAGCGGTGGCCAAAAGGCCCGAGTTAGTTTAGCTCGAGCAGTCTACCGCAAGGCGGATATATATCTTCTGGATGACCCTCTGTCTGCTGTGGATACCCACGTGGGCAAGCACATCTTCGATCGCTGCATACGCGACTTTCTCTCCAACAAGATTCGAATTCTGGTCACCCATCAGGTGCAATATCTGTTCGATGTGGAGCACTTGCTGCTAATGGGGTCCGGAAAGATTAAGGCCCAGGGCAGCTACCAGGAACTCCAGCGCTCCCGCCAGTTTCAATTCCTAGAGCAGACGCAGCACGACGAGAGCGGCATCGATACTCACAGTGTCAGCAGCTATTTGTCTCGTAGCGATTCCGAGAAGAGCATGGAGCATCAGCACAACCAGCTGCTTCGACCGGACGAGCATGTAGAGGACGTCAACCAGGAGCAGCAAACTGTGGGTTCCATCAAAATGCACGTCTACGCCTCATACATCAAAGCATTGGATAGTACCTTTCTGTTGGGCATTGTTATTTCATTGTTCGTCTGCGCCAGGATTATGTTAACCGGAGTGGATTACTTCTTGTCTAGATGGTAAACtattttaatattcattttgGTTTTCTAATACTAATTAATAAATTCATATTCCAGGGTCATTTGGGAAGAGCAAATAGCTGTTAATAGCACTACAACGCTACTTAACACGACGATTGTCAATGATACGCTGCCGATCAATGCCACGGATCCATCTATAGCGCCTTTATTAGCAAGCGATATCCAGGCAGGCATTCGCCAGGAGCTAGTACTCTTCTATGCCACCATACTGGGCGCCACACTGATAGTCTACCTCATTCGGACCTTTGGCTTCTTCAAAATGTGCCTGCGCATCTCTCTGCACCTGCACGACAGGCTCTTCCGGGGAATCACCCGGGCCAGTATGTACTTCTTCAATACGAACTCCTCAGGACGAATTCTGAATCGCTTCTCCAAGGATATAAGGACAGTGGATACGGATCTGCCGCACACATTGCTGGACTGTCTCGCCTTCATTATCGATGTTTCTGGCGTTGTGATTATTGTGGCAATTGCAAACTATTGGCTCCTGATTCCAGCTGCCATCATTGGTGTTATTCTGGGCATGATACGGTACCTCTACGTGAACACCAGTCGCAGTGTTAAGCGCTTGGAGTCCATATGTAAGTATGAATTGTATAATTGCGGCTCAGTTCAAAAGTcactttttattataattaaaatgtttatatttcaatttatgaAAAGTTCTAAAACTAATAAAGTCCTTCCctgcgtttcttttttttcagctCGTAGTCCTGTTTTCTCGTTGACTAACCAAACCTTCCAGGGTCTCACCACCATTCGCGCTTTGCAGGCCCAAAGCGCCTTGGAGCAGGAGTTCCATGAGTACCAGAACACCAACACCTCCGCCTGGTTTCTGTTCCTTTCCTGCACTCGTGCCTTTGCCTTGTGGTCGGACATGCTGTGTATCGTCTATATGACGGCGGTAACATTCAGCTTTCTGCTGCTCAAGGACGAGTTCGACAGCGGCGACGTGGGATTGGCCATTTTGCACTCCACGACGATGACTGGAATGTGCCAGTGGGGCATGCGGCAGACAGCGGAGCTGGAAAACCAGATGACCAGTGTAGAGCGGGTGCTCGAGTATACGGAACAGCCGTCGGAGGCACCTCTAGAGACGCCGGAGAAGTTCAAGCCAAAGAGCGAGTGGCCCAGCAAGGGACGCATCGAGTTCATTAACTTCAAGCTGCGCTACTCACCCAAAGAAGCACCTGTGTTAAGGGATCTAAACTTCACTATTGAACCGCGCGAAAAAATTGGCATTGTGGGGCGCACTGGCGCTGGTAAATCGTCCATCATCCAGTCTATCTTCCGATTGGCCTGCAACGAGGGCATGATCCGCATTGATGACGTGGACATTGAGCATATAGGCTTGCACGATCTGCGCAGCCAGGTTTCAATCATACCCCAGGATCCGGTTTTGTTTTCCGGCACTTTGCGCTACAACTTGGATCCCATGGACGAGCGTTCGGACGAGGAGATGTGGAAGGCTCTTGGCGATGTGGAGTTGCGTTCCTACGTGTCCACTTTAATTGGTGGTCTGAACTGCCGCATGTATGACGGGGGTTCCAACTTTAGTGTGGGCCAGAGGCAGTTGGTGTGCCTAGCGAGAGCCATCCTAAGGCACAATAAAATACTGATTATGGACGAGGCTACAGCCAACGTTGATCCAGAGTAAGTAACGGAGATAAAGAAGTTTATttgtatatagtatatacatttttataaccCTTGCAGAACCGACAAGCTAATCCAGCAGACCATTCGCTCCAAGTTTGCGCACTGCACTGTATTGACTATAGCCCATCGATTACACACCGTGATGGACAGCGACCGGGTACTAGTCATGGATGCCGGCGAGGTACGCGAGCTGGGACATCCTTACGAGCTGCTGCAGCGAACTGGAGGATACCTTCGCCAGCTGGTGGACAACACGGGCGCAGCCACCTCCTTTGCCCTGCAACAGGCGGCGGAGCAGAGTTATAGCAAACAGATCCTGGGAGATGATACAGCCGCCGAGGACTTGAACATCACACTGGCGATGGAGGAGAAGACCCAGTGACCGAGACGCACACTCATCTACTTGTAGACTTGCTTAAGGTTTAGATCATAAGAACTGAAAGTATTATGTACATAGCACAGTTGTACTTAAAGCTAACGAAATACCTATTGCCTTGTACTTACGGAATATTTGTAAGCTTGATTATCGCCACgaatttatgtatgtatatgttcCATAGCGTACTGAGTAATGTATATGTATCACCTATGTTTTGTGCGTCATGTGTTCAATTGGCAAACCTATCGAAAGCAATTCGCAAACACCGTGCACAAATCAAAGCAAGTTCAATATAACGTAGGCGTAGAGTAATTTAGGtacttttttaaaatatgtagCTAATGTAGGATTACCACATCGTACTTATAGATACGTACAATCTCAATAAAGTGCCTGAGAATTATTACTTACAAATGAAACAAAAGAGTGAAGTGTTTTAATCTCCTTCTCGGTGGCAAACACCTTTCATCTTCAACATGCGATTATCGGTGCATTAACCCATTAATGAGCACTTACGTTTGGAAAATGCAGATAATATATGTTGGCACAGTTTAATATTCTtccttaaaaaatatatcatcTTATGTGCGCATAAAGAATAATCCATTATCAGTGGATAAAAGTGGCAATTCACCGACTGGTTGGAATTGAACTAAACTCTTGGTCATGGCTGTCAAGATCCGAGTGAATCATGCGTGGATCGATAAGGATGAACCCGTCCGTAGctccaattaaaattgtcaATTGCTGAAAAGAGTAATCAAAGTAAGTCTACACGGTAGCTGTGATTACGATAAGATACCGGCTAGGGTCCACCGTTGCCCGCAGCTCCGCACCATACTGCCCACCGGGTCCGGGATGTCCCGACCGCGGCAAAAACTCTCGCAAACAACAGCGAAAGCCACTTAGGCAAAAATCGTGGCCAGAATTGCTGCAtcgcctgcttctgctccGATGTCGTCTGATGGGTGGCTGTCAGGGGGAATTAAGATAAAACTGGGCTGCCCCTGGCCGATAGGGCGGATCATTGATTTACAGCGATGATTCCCGAGCACGGCGTAGTGGCTAGTGGTTAGTTAAAATTGAAATGCCCGGACGGGCAGCAGTCAGTGGCGAGTGGAGCGGCGCAAGAATCGCACGCGAGTGCCTTGAATCGTGTCAAGGATCTAACATACGTTCAAATATATGTGATATTATTAATGTTCGCGGGTTCGCTAGTATAGCTAGTATACTATATATGTTCACGGCGGCCAAGTTCGAATAATAATGAGTGCGGTCCATGAGCAGCGCCAGCCGAATCCAGTGACAAAGGCCAACTTCTTTTCCAAATGGTTTTTTATGTGAGTGAAAGCGAGTGCCAGTCCTCCGTATACGTAATACCATATTTAAATCGTCATACGTAATGTTTCTAAAATAACGAGGTGGTGAGAAGCACTCCGGTCGATCAAGTTAACTTATTTCGTGAGCTGACCCCTCTTGAAGTCCTGCTGATAAGATACAGACCTTTCCAGCTGACGGACTGCCCACCATGATCAGTATTTATGGGCACCGCACCTTGGCCGTCACTCGAAATTTACGGCGCGAGCGAATTCGTTTGATTCCTTTGAAGAGCGATAAAAGAATCCGCGACAGCCCGGCGACACCTGTCATGTCCGTCAATAACCAGTTCCCTCGCCCTGTGCTCCCTCTATCCTTCCAGCTGGACGCGCGAGATTCTCGTCAAGGGACTGCAACGGAGTCTGGATCCATCGGATCTCTACGAAACCGAACCCAGTCTTGAGAGCACCCAAGTGTCCTCCTTCCTGCTCGGCCACTGGGAGCAGGAGCTCAAGCGGTCCAAGCCCAACGTCCTGCGCATGATATTCAAGGCCTACGGCTGGAGCTTTGTGCCGGCGAGCATCGTGTACTCCATCATGGCCATAGCAGTGCAGTAAGTACTATGCGTGGGAATATGAATCTTAGGACTAatgctttattttattaataaaccCCCAGCACAACGCAGCCCTTGATGTTGGGCGGCTTGGTGTCCTTCTTCTCGGAGAGCACGGGGAAGATCACAAAGCATTCGGCCTACTTGTACGCCATGGGCGTGGTGCTTTGCTCCCTCATCTCCAGGCTTTTCTTCCACCCATTTATGAAATACCTGTTCAGAGTGGGCTCTCGCGTCCGCCTGGCCTGCGCGGGACTCGTCTACCGGAAGTTCCTTCGGGTCTCGGTGGCGGCTGACAACAGCGGAGTGAGTGGCTATGCCATATCCCTGATGGCCACCGACCTGCCCACCTTCAACGAGTCCTTCTACTGCTTCCACGAACTGTGGCGCGGTCCTTTGGAGGGCGTGGTCTTCGTCTACATCATATACCAACTGATTGGATGGCCAGCGGTTGTGGGACTGGGCACCATCGTGGCCTTCATCCCACTCCAAGCCTGGGCCGCACGGGCAATAGCGCGGTACAAGAGGAGTTCGGCGGATGTGGGAGATGAAAGGGTGAAGCTGATGAACGAGATCATCGCCGCCATGCAGCTTATCAAGATGTACGCCTGGGAGAAGTCCTTCGCCAAGCTGATAGGCAAAGTGCGAAAGGAGGAAATGGACTCCATAAGGGGGTCCACCTACATCTACGCAGGACTACAGTGCACAGGCATGATCTCCAAGCTGTCCCTCTTCCTCTCCCTGGTGACCTATGTCTTCACGGGCGACATAGTCACCTCGCAGAAGGTGTTTATTGTCGCCAGCTATTATGATAATCTTAACGATTCCTTGCTCCACTCCTGGCCGCTGGCCATCAACATGTGGGTGGAGACCTTTGTGGTGGCCAATCGCGTGAAGGACTTCCTCTTCCAGCACGAGAATCCAGCTGATGGTGGAGTACACAACTTGAAGGAGGCGGAGGATAATCCGGAGCACGGCAACTTCTTCGGACGCACCCACAAACCCAAGGCCGAAGTAAAGAGCATTACGGTCCATAAACTCACTGCGAGCTGGGATCAGAAGAAGCAGGAGAAGCGCCATCGCCACATCGAGGATGTGAGTTTTCAGGCCCAGGATCAGCAATTTGTGGGAATCGTGGGAACCGTGGGTGCGGGAAAGAGCACCCTTCTACAAGTGATCCTCGGTGAACTGGATATTATCAGTGGCAGTGTGGACGTCAATGGAGTCCTCAGTTATGCTCCTCAGGAGCCCTGGTTACTTCGGGGTAGCCTGCGAGATAATATCCTCTTTACGGAACCCTACGATGAGCAGCGTTATCTGGAAGTCCTGCGAGTTTGCCATCTTGACAGGGACGTGGAACAGCTGCCCCTGGGCGATAGCACCAGGCTGGGAGAAGGTGGTGCCAGTCTGAGTGGCGGTCAAAAGGCAAGAGTTAGTCTGGCGCGAGCTGTCTACCGGAAGGCGGATATCTACCTCCTAGACGATCCGTTATCCGCTGTGGATTCTCATGTGAGCAAGATGCTCCTGGACCGGTGTCTCAACGAGTTCCTGTCCAAGAAGATTCGCATCCTGGTCACCCATCGTGTTCAGCTGCTCAGACACGTGGATCATTTGGTCCTGCTCGAGGGTGGACGCATCTCTGTCCAGGGGCACTATGATGCCCTCAAGAAGCTAATTCGATTCAGGATGTCGGTGGCCAATGATGTGGAGGTGGCCAAGTTGCGGGCCATGCGAACGGATAGTGTCTACGAGGAGCCTGAGCCAAGGAAATCCCTGTCCCAGGAGGAGCATCTGGATCGGCACGAGATAAAGCAGCAGttcaaggagcagcagcaaatagGATCTGTGAAGCTGCACACCTACAAGGAGTACTTCAAGGTGCTGGGGCATccgttggtggtggtgctcaTCCTGCTGATGTTCGTCGTGGCTCGTTCCTCCGAGGCAACCATGGATATTTTCCTGTCCAAGTGGTAAGTGAGCCTTCCAGTTATTTCGGCTTAAATGACTAACCTTGCTGTGAGATGAGTCAGTCTGATTTATTGATTGCGACGTGTTTAATAGCACTACATGATAAAAGTGTTCCACTTGTTGATTGCCATAAATATTGCCCGAATTTCCGCACAGATGGGACACAGCCCACTATCTCGACGCCACATGTTATATGGTTATATTTCAGTATCAGAAGGTGACAATAGGAAGTCTGGGCTCCACACCACCCATACTGATTTCATGTTCAATTGAATCTTTCGGGGAATACCTTGATTGTTTGTTGATTAAAATGGGCTAGTAATCAAAGCTAGAGATAGGGCTCTGTTttgattatatatattatattgtatatagACAATATTGATTTCATAATTTAAAGGACGAATTTCTATATTTCTGCAGGGCAACTTGGGAGGAGACGGAACCCAATCAGCACGAGCCCATTCCGGAGTATCATAGAACTCGACTGCGCATGATGATCCTGTATACGTTCCTCATCCTGTGCACCCTCATCTTCTACGTGCTCCGCACCTTTGGGTTCTTTATGATGACCCTGCGGATATCGCTGCGCATCCACGACCAGCTCTTCCAAGGAGTCATCCGAGCCTTCATGCACTTCTTCACGCTGGCCACCTCCGGCCGGATTTTGAATCGTTTCTCCAGCGACGTTCTGGCCATCGATGTCAATCTGCCGCAGGCTCTGATGGACTCCATTGAATTTGCTGTGAATGCTCTGGCGGTGCTCGCTGTGGTCAGCACGGCGAATATTTGGCTCCTCCTACCGGCCACCGTGGTGGTGGCCCTGTTGTACGGCTGTAGGTGTCTCTATATAGGAGCTAGCCGGAGTTTGAAGCGCATAGAAACTATATGTGAGTAGCCTTGGCGTACTGCTCAAGTCTAGTGACTAATCCAATCTCTTCCAGCTCGCAGTCCCATCTACTCCCACACAAATGCCACCTTCAAGGGATTGGCCACCATCCGTGCTCTGAATGGCACCAAGTACATGGAGCGGGACTTCCATTACTACCAGAACGAGAACACCTCTGCTCTGTACCTTCATGTGAGCATTAACCGGGCCTTCGCCTTCTGGACGGACCTCATCTGCGTGCTCTACATCCTGGCGGTGACATTCAGTTTCTTGCTCTTCGACAAGCACAGAGGATACTACAGCGGAGATGTGGGTCTGGCCATCACACAGTCCATGAAACTGGTGCTCATGTGCCAGGCGGGAATGCGGCAAACCGTGGAGCTCGAGAACATGATGACTAGCGTGGAGCGGGTAATGGAGTATGTGAACATACCATCGGAACCTGCCTTTGAAACGGAGGAGTCCGTCAATCTGCCGAAGCACTGGCCCAGTGGAGGACAGCTGGACTTCAGGGATCTGCGGCTGCGCTACAGTAATCACGGGCCCTACATCCTTAAAGGTCTCACCTTCACCATCCGTGGCGAGGAGAAGATCGGCATAGTGGGACATACGGCGGCGGGCAAGTCCTCCATTGTCCATGCCCTCTTTCGGTTGGCTCACATCGATGGACAGATCTGCATCGATGGCTTCGAGACATCCCAGCTGGGCCTGCACGATCTGAGACGTAGGGTCTCGATCATACCGCAGGACCCGGTGCTCTTCTCGGGATCCCTCCGCTTCAACCTCGATCCCTTCGAGGAGAAGACGGACGAGGAACTGTGGCTGGCCCTGGAGGCCGTCAAGCTCAAGGAGTTTGTATCGAATCTGAAGGAGGGCATCAACTGCAGGCTCCACGACTGCGGGGCCAACTTCAGCATGGGCCAGAGGCAGCTGGTCTGCCTGGCCAGAGCCCTCCTGCGCCAAAACAAAATACTCATCATGGACGAGGCCACAGCCAACGTGGATCCCGAGTAAGTCTATTAAAGCGAATTCTTGAAGTGAAGATCAGCTGACTGAAAGCAAATTTGAGGCAGAACGCACAAAGTTTGATTGGTTTAATTCCGACGGTTTGTTGCGGTTTGAAAGATCAAAACGAGCGACGTCGGGAGTGACAaacgaaatcaaaatcaatcaCTTTCGCTTCAAAATCAGCTGATGTTGATAGATGATCTTTACAATTTGTCAATGAAGTTGAAAATTTGCATTGAAAGCGACGTAGAAAAGGTTCTTTCTGCGTGACAGTTGAAAACGTGTTTCTGAAAGACCAGGATGCTTAAAATATTAGTAGTGCCGTAGTATTTTGATTCAACAATCGAAACTATCTGGATCTAGATCTTTTAATGAGTGCCGAGTTTATTTACCCCAAAGTTTATTGATAAATATTTCACTTAGTAGTTGGTTTCCGATGTATTACAACTTTTTGTTCTCATACTCGCCCTGCAGGACCGACAATCTCATCCAGGAGGCGATCCACACCAAGTTCGCCCACTGCACCGTGCTGACCATCGCCCACCGGCTGCACACCGTCATGGACAACGACCGCGTGATGGTGGTGGACATGGGCCGTGTGGTGGAGTTGGGGCATCCGCACGAGCTGCTGCACAACCGGCATGGATACCTGCATCGCTTCGTGGAGAAGACGGGCGTGGGAACTGCGCAACACCTGCGCCACCTGGCGGAGCAGAGCTACCGGAAGAGGGTGCTGGGCCGGAAGTCGGAGGATCAGGGATCCGTGCTGGATCTGGGGTACAAGGGGACGACGCTGTGAAAGACTGCTGGGGGGAATCAATTGGTAAACCGGGGTGGAGTGGTTTTCGTTCGTAGGTATGGTAATATAGACTTTATTATAGTGAACTGATCtttaaatatagttatatatatgtatatactttatatgtaGTTCATAATATACTCGATCGATCGTTTGCCTTCTGGAATTTGAAAAAGCAATTTGTCTTGTAGGTTAAGATTACATTACCATCGTCTATATTTTGCTACTCGTACTGTCTGGCTTTGATTCGCTCTCTATAACTACGATCCTTTCTAGTATccttttggtttggttttgttttgttttctttgtaGTTACAAGTCGCATGAAAATCGAAATGTTGAACTCTATAAGTTGCTTCTCTTCTAGGCTTAAAGATTTAGGTTGTCTCCTCGCTTCACTTTAGTTTCGATTTGTATGGCTTAGATGTGCGATAATGGCGTTTGATTCTAGATGTATAATATTAGCATTACAAGAtatcgatttcgatttcgcttcttatataaaattgttgtttttcttggtAGAGTGTAAATGAATTATCGCATTCGGTTTGGTAGCAGTTTTCCACCAAACTTTAATACAAGTTCATATATAGTTGGATGTGgttttgtataatttaaattttaaagtaaataaagcatatttatgtatgtatataattggTTTTAAAATATTCTCCTCGTAGCTTATTTAAAATTCGCTTAAAGTCTGCCTTCAACAATATTTGATGTAAATAGAAAAATCAGTGATTCATTTATTTGTATCCTCTTTATAATTAGTTGTAATATACTCTAGATCTTTGGTGCTTAGATGTAAGTGTCTTGCGGTTGGTAAAACAAAGTTAGACCTTGAAATTCTTCCCCAAATTCCAAAGCCTAAATTGTTTTCTGAATGCCCTTTAGAATGTAAATAAGTAAATAGATTTGGTTGTCCTAGAAATaagattgtttgtttgctcgTTTTGTTTTAAGAAAAATTCGATGctttaataaaattgttttcgttttttttttttgtattttccgTAAGTTTTCTCCTTGTCACTctaattgtaattgtttaGCTAGAGGTTCTCAAGCAACTTTAAGATTTTTTCGCTCTACGTTTATTTGTATCTTGTATTCATTTTGGTATTCTCACAGTTAAGCTTCTTTGATTGAGCACAAAAGCAAATGAGAATCGTCTGTCTGTTTTTTGGGGGCAACAACTAAACCTTATCAATATCGATTTCTATTCCTACTATGGCTATAAACTGCAGATCTGCAGCCGATGTACCATTCGGCCTTCGCATTGGACAGACCCGCAAATCTTCCCCTATTTCCGGCTAGCCCAATGCACTGCCCGAAAATCCTCGGCCCGACCAGCAATGTGCGGTGTGAgtaaatcagcttaaaagttgAAACTTAGGTGTGAAATCAATACCGTCAACTGGAAGTCAATTTAGATTTTGGACTCTCATGTCCATATCCATATCATATCATGTTGTGAGTGTTCCCTAAAATTTGCTCAGATAGTTGATATAAAGTATAGGTACTCCTTTACATCCGAACCCAGATCCGTTCGGGAACGAAAAGCTAATGCCGAAGGAAACGAGGATAAGGATAAGGTGAACGTGCGTGCTTCGCAATGAAACGCATATTTTGATTATAAAATATGGTCCCGAggttgttaaatatttcttcaACTTGGTTTCTCATCGACTCTGGGTAATAACATCCATATGTGGGAGCTAGAGCGGCGATTGGATCTATAATATTAGTATATAGATAAGGCGTTGTATCAGCGGTTTGCGTTTGGTTTCGGCCAATTAAACGCATCTTTGGCCACGATGCAGTGCCTCCGATGGCTGGCTAAAGAACACTACGATTGAGATCATGCCCTAGTTTCCCTACGCTGTGAATTCTCTGTTTCCTATTCTGTGTTTTAAATCCTTAAATCCTTAAAGCCTTTAACCCAAAGCTTAGTTATATAACTGCATTACAATATGTTATTTAAATTAGTAAAGTTTCCCTTATCGGTTGCATCGTTTTTGTTTCTTTGTAttggtttttgtgtttttttttggttgaaAAAAAGAGTAGTATGAATTTGTTATGCAAGgtttttttcaattattttttacGGTGTAGTCGTACGTAAGTAATTCATTTAGCATTGTTCtgggtgtatgtgtgtgtgtgtgtttcgttACACGCTCCATATTCATATAGTAAGTATATAATTGGTTTGGTTAAAAAATTTCCATTAATCGCAAAAATGGTCTTTGTCAAAAAGAGTCGAACAATGGCCTCCATGTGTAATTCgattttttgtgtgttgttCGCCGGGCCACGCCCCTTTTGGGAGCGTGTCCGCCTTATTATCGCGTGCATATACCGTGACTAGATGTTCCTATAGTTTGTGCTGCATTTCGTGTCCTGTGTTCGTGTGTCAGAGAGTTAGCCAGTTAATCCTGCCTATGCATCATAGCTTTGTGCTTGAAGTAGCCATCTTGTTCCCTTACTTCTGACCCGGCTCGATGATCTCGACGGTAACGCTCTCGGCCACCGGATTCGTGGTGATGTTGGTGATCAGCGACTGGTCCTGCGACTGCGGCGACTGCGGCTGCTCCTTCGGCTGGTGGCcatgtgggtggtgctggcgATGGGCGGATCCGTGGCGCTCGTGGTGGACGACCTTGCCGGGAGCCACCGAGTTGCTGCGGTTGGAGCGCACCGAGGCTGCGGATGCATTGCTGCCATGCGACTCGGAATGGGAGCCTGCGGGTTAGATGTCCGTGCAAAGGAAAGGGATGAGTATCTGGGGGATTACGGGCTCAGCTACTCGCTACTCGGATAACCGGCTAAAGGGAAGTTATCGTTGGCAT is part of the Drosophila sechellia strain sech25 chromosome 3R, ASM438219v1, whole genome shotgun sequence genome and encodes:
- the LOC116801805 gene encoding probable multidrug resistance-associated protein lethal(2)03659 isoform X1; the protein is MNRTRRKVVRPKNPFTKANFFSQWSFWWMRDLFKRGLQGPLTDEELYQHRKTLDSERVTNKFADLWEDELKRSNPSVVRMILRAYGKIFVPMGLAFSISETICKSLMPLFLGSLVGYFATNQTDISEKTAYLYAMGIVICMLVPVITFHPFIFYIFQVGTKLRLALSGLIYRKVLQVSKRSSNDGLRGRAINILSNDLGRFDVALCFLHDTWKGPMESILIGFLMYREIGISAVIGVSFMLSFIPLQAWAAKKAAYYRQMTAERTDMRVKLMNEIIQGIQVIKMYAWEKSFARVIAEVRLKEVKAIRGTAYIHAALGCTSMISPLSVFLALCSYVYLGDPLTAQKVYTVSSYFNMLNDSMVTFWPMSITFIAEALVSAKRCKDFLLDGDRAEVPINLEANQQTAKNKRKISKKDRQKNVELNGTLLSNGQVHHNRLRDYDPEATKKCVVLKNVSASWDNSDGHANCVIEDFSTDIKDQTLAAVVGPVGAGKSSFLNVLLGEVGIDKGEAMVHGKISYASQESWVFEGTIRDNIVFVEDYNERRYKKVVKVCGLERDMELLPRGDLTVVGERGVSLSGGQKARVSLARAVYRKADIYLLDDPLSAVDTHVGKHIFDRCIRDFLSNKIRILVTHQVQYLFDVEHLLLMGSGKIKAQGSYQELQRSRQFQFLEQTQHDESGIDTHSVSSYLSRSDSEKSMEHQHNQLLRPDEHVEDVNQEQQTVGSIKMHVYASYIKALDSTFLLGIVISLFVCARIMLTGVDYFLSRWVIWEEQIAVNSTTTLLNTTIVNDTLPINATDPSIAPLLASDIQAGIRQELVLFYATILGATLIVYLIRTFGFFKMCLRISLHLHDRLFRGITRASMYFFNTNSSGRILNRFSKDIRTVDTDLPHTLLDCLAFIIDVSGVVIIVAIANYWLLIPAAIIGVILGMIRYLYVNTSRSVKRLESISRSPVFSLTNQTFQGLTTIRALQAQSALEQEFHEYQNTNTSAWFLFLSCTRAFALWSDMLCIVYMTAVTFSFLLLKDEFDSGDVGLAILHSTTMTGMCQWGMRQTAELENQMTSVERVLEYTEQPSEAPLETPEKFKPKSEWPSKGRIEFINFKLRYSPKEAPVLRDLNFTIEPREKIGIVGRTGAGKSSIIQSIFRLACNEGMIRIDDVDIEHIGLHDLRSQVSIIPQDPVLFSGTLRYNLDPMDERSDEEMWKALGDVELRSYVSTLIGGLNCRMYDGGSNFSVGQRQLVCLARAILRHNKILIMDEATANVDPETDKLIQQTIRSKFAHCTVLTIAHRLHTVMDSDRVLVMDAGEVRELGHPYELLQRTGGYLRQLVDNTGAATSFALQQAAEQSYSKQILGDDTAAEDLNITLAMEEKTQ